The genomic window GAACAAAAAAAACCACGTCAGTTTTCAAGGACGTCCTGTAAATTGGAAGGGCATCATCCATTTGTACAATCAGGGGAAAAATAGCGATTTCTCATGCACACATAAGTTGGCATCGGTATATATTAgaccaaaaaatcaaaataaaatgagtGTGAAATTAGCTTCACAGGTTTTCAGCAACTCAGTCGCAAGTGTAATGTTCGCCCTTTATAGCTCCGGGCTTTTAAATTCCGCAGAATCTTCTTCATTTTTTAATACAGCcgaatttgtactttttttgataaattatttaatactttTAACAGTCTTGTTTTTGGAGCAACTGGAAATTTCAAAGAACCTTTCACTGCGTCTGCGGAGCAACTAAGATTCCTTGACGAagctgaattttttttaaaatccatGAGAGTCTATGAAACTGATAATAGTAATGTAGATCATGATATCACAAATAGCTTTCAATTCATTAAGGGGTGGCTCCTCAATATAAGTAGCTTGCGATATTTTTGGCGATTTTGGTCACGTGAGGGATTTACCCATTTAATGACACGGAAATTAAATCAGGACAAACTAGAGAATTTTTTCGGACACATCCGTAGAGGTGGGTCTTTTAGTCCAAAAATAACTCCACAGCGTTTTACATACCTTTTTAGATAAGCCTGGGGCGTAGGATACATAAGATGTGTTGATAAAGGAAATTGCGAATTGCTTCCAGATCTGGGGGCGTCACTTCCGACTAGCACCCTTGAGCAAGCATGTAATGACGATTTGGTCCGCGACACCTCCTGGCAGACTTTTCAAGGTCTTCCTAGGCCCACCCCAAGCTCTTTTCAAAATGTTCAAGGTGACATATATGTTGATATAGATGAAAGCTGTTTTCTTCATCGAAGTGCCTTTATATATTTTTGCGGTTATTTATATTTCACATATTTCAAAATGCATAACTGTTTAATGCCTTTACCCAGATTCGATGGTGATATAAGTGAAAAAGACTTCCTCTTCACGATGGGTAAGCAGTTTAGTAACTGTCAACTTGTTGAGCCTCCGTCCGAGTTTATTGACTTTATCAAAAAGATAGAGCAAATTTTTTCAGAGAAATTCGATTCCACCTGCCATAGAGTCGGATTTTCCCAAATACAATTTGAGAAGATGGTGGATGTTGAGCCTTATTTTTGTTGCGAAAATTGCAACCCAGACGTaattaaaatagtttttattAGAATTAGAACATACTTTTTAGTAAACTATTTTAATAAAAAGGCTAATGagccaaatttaaaaaatagagaATTTGATGTTTTAAAATGCAATTAATTCCAGCTTTCAGTTTGGGGTCTGTCTGCTTTAGTCAGAAGTTTTGTAAGAAATAATTTAATAGAATcgtattttttaatatattgatTTAAACATTTGAAAAGAgcttaaattttttacttttaattctaAACCTTAACCTTAAATTTTTCTTAAGCAGATTTCGGGTATTTTTTTTAGCAATAGCCCCCACCCTTCTCCCCACCTTTCTGATATTTCCGGGAAAAGTTTATAGGGTTTCGCTGTGGGTGATTTTGTATATATTGTAAATATTCATTTTTGAATTATGTAcctgatttatttttattaagtagttttatttgcttgaaatgtgcaatttttgttaaacaagtagtttgttttgttttgtttttttatgtattaatgtaaatattatgtatattattTAAACGGGTGAAAATAGGCCTACAGGGGAACCGAACACCCAAAAAAAATCGGTAACGCGCCTAAATTGCAACCTCCTGGGTGGTGTGGAAGagcaattataataaataaagcgATAATTGATAAACTCTgagttttttatttaatatagtagtatcgtattacatacatatatgttaaacttttttttttaactactgtggatttatcaagttttattcatAGTATTTTTATGTTTTTGCCTATTTTGTTCGTTTACAAATATGTAAGTAAGTTTTCGTCTAGTCCCGTGCATTGCAATAGCAACTAAATGTTCAATAATTCTTGTTCTACTTGCTATTattgggggttaagatacttggcttggatatcatacgtggttccaggctctggatcagggactggtatcagtcttagaccggccatagtgacgaattgtcacacgtgattggttgtcacgtcctgcacgaggtgcccctgcttctactgataatggcggatctagagaggacaactcgataaaacccgcacccctgagtcattgtgccgagctcaggggagggaggaccctgttaagggtcaagatcggtactcaatggtgacgaaccggattgttagggacttgattttgactatggataggaattgatgactttgggctggtaggtgcagtattctgccaccttagtaggtcggggtgaaaccctatcgaaatggctggtaggctaatgctgcacctgcccacgtcccgttaaaaccgtggcgggcctcaaggtacgttccggctccgtcgccgttaagttggtggtgtaggtgcggttgaagattttcccgctttgcgtccggtctggctctgaacgcattactcataaggtaatgcgtcaaccctcgcgtggcctccctgcgcagcatagataaccacgggaccgttgaagggcgactacacaatcggctccggatagcggccttgaggggggacttcttagaatggacacgaagacgaagaaaaaggagggtaggagtgacggcgaaagtcgtcatggtgcgggggacgcgacaggtgcggagagtgctccgaagcaggtcgccgccagccgggaaagctcccggcgggtcaaaagggctgatcagacggatcagcgcaggggtttggtttcaaaccccgtaggtacgagTAGTTCggttagtggaggggtgtcgaaaccgacacccaatgtaggcccatatggggctgtgacagggaaaggcagaggtccgacgaatgcgacggagcagcccagtactagtaaggaagccctgtcgcgaggagctttcccaacgggagccctggggtcgaagcctgccgggaaaggtaggcgatcgacgccgcgtaggaaagctctgggtgatcggcgcttagctgagaagatcttggagcgctacggcggaagggatgcagctcagatgtctgagaagcattcccggacgctggagtgggccaggagcgtcgtagcttgcgacgaccacacaccggtgtcgaacgatgcgggtgagcagcagggtttgggggctatgaagcggcaaaggtcggatgagcggaatgcctcaacgacaaaaagggcccgaggaggtggggacgcaatttcgtttagcgaaatcgctaaacgtgcaggctccatcaccctcggggtcctggataggagtagggaggatggtgccatctcccgagaggagtggccgtgggtcgccagcgccatatcagcggcctatatgaccgctgttatggagagcccaggtacgcggccatgcttcgaatactcggggtggtatcatggttttagactgattacttgtgctgacgagcgttcggcctgtatctttaagaaaataatttctttggtaggggaggtctggaggggggccagactcgaggccgtggaacggagggatctcccccttcgaccgagggctcgggtgtggttgcctgccgggccatctcagccggagaaaatactcgaactaatgcgttactgcaacccgaaccttccgacgcataactggagggtcctcagagtagaggaggctgttgggccgcgtcggcaagtgctgattctgctaaacgcagagtccaccggtcctctctctgacacgaggggagttatctcctatggcctcgagcgtgtggttcttaaaatctaccacgccgattccaggggggatggttcctctcccacagagactgttcgggaggtggaggcgtccgcaggggagccagtacccatggttgtggatgctgactccgctaatttggacagcgaaagcactgttgacgtcccgtcaatagcgggatctgtcatcagtgctagtcgtctggatgatagggccgaggaggagctcctggcctccgagggcgaatcatcgatggcgggatccgtcatcagtgtaagtcgtctgttgggggaggaggaggacctcctagtctccgagggcgaagccgccaaggatggggtgcagaagaagaaaagtggtgttgatggaaatccgtcaaatcaatcttcagcattctaaggcggcttccgcaaacttgttgctctgtcttgagaaaggcggagtggatattgtccttgtccaggagccgtggctgagtagtaacggcggaaaaatttctggattaaggacgggaaaattcaacaccttggtgcatggggaggcaggtaggcctagatcctgtgtgcttattaaaaaggaatttaaagcttttattctctctaatttcagcaatgctgacgtgaccacggtctgcctcgagcgaggcagtagcgaattgtgggtggtctcagcgtatatgccccatggggacgtaacgggaccaccgcctgtgatactgggcgaaatcaccgctgaagcaaggcggagaggtgttggcgtaatcataggtgccgatgctaatgcacaccatagcatatgggggagctcggatacgaacaccagaggtgagtctttatttacttttattgtagatgagggactttgtatatgtaatagggggaatgacccgacttttattactgcggtaagggaggaggtcttggacctcaccctggttagcagagaactggaagatcggatatctggatggagggttctcaacgagcactctttctctgatcaccgatatattcagttctcggtgaatgaagaacgtcccggtaaaatatcttttaggaaccctaaaagtaccaactgggacttgtattgtaggaagttgggagagctattgcctgaggcgcctatcgctggttcggacctgtccgaatctgaaatagacgatctggtggaaaacttcaccttggcaggcaatagcgcctttcaacagtcctgcccactgaaaacttacagggggaagggcaagccgccctggtggtctgattcccttgacgacctaagagcgtccagtaggcggctctttaatagagccaggaggagtagactaccctcggactgggagctctataaggtgagtctggggagttataaatatgaaataaggttagccaagcgggattcatggcgaagcttctgtgaaaacgtggagggctgcaatgaatccgcgaggcttagaaaaatactctctaggaatcccgcccctcgggggtatctgagagatgatggtggggactggtcgatgagtagcgaggagtccctgagacttttactggacaatcattttcccgatgtcccagttgcgcagggatcttcgcttgcgtggtcggcggttgctggccatgcagaaatgcctgccatcccactacgggaaagtcaaatatcctgggctataaattcgttcaagccctataagtcacccggtccggatggcatcattcctgcgcaacttcaaaggtctttagggatttcctgccgctggttggccatcatctacactaactgcctcaggcttaactatatccctaggtcgtggcacacggttagggtcatcttcattccgaaggccggcaggggctctcatgtaacacctaaggatttcaggccaatcagtctctcgtcgtttcttcttaagacgcttgagcggctgattgacctgtacctgcgagaaaggatacctggggggttactgtcggcttcacagcatgcgtactgcaaaggcagatcgacggaaacggctctccattcgattgtaaagcaaatagaggggtctctagaacataaagaatatgctctgggtgcctttctagacatcgagggggcttttaacaatgttctaccgggggcaatcgaaagagctctggtgggtttaggagtcgaagcggctctggttgaatttattagcaaacttctatgcggcagaattgtcgcagcggagtggggaggagccataataaggaggaaggtgtgcaggggcacgccacagggaggtgtcctatctcctctgctctgggttgtggtagtcaacgagcttcttgtggagctggaagccaatggctgtcgggtggttgcctatgcagatgacctcgctatcctagtcaggggcaaatttctgggcaccctgcgcgatgttctgcagggatacctggatactgtggctaggtgggctgaatcatgtggagtggcggtcaacccgggaaaaacagaattggttctttttacaaggagatataagatacccgacttcagaactccttcgattggaggggtaccgttggtacttactgacagggttaaatatttgggaattgttctggacaagaagctgtcctggaggcccaatgtggaagatagggccaggaaggccgcggttgccttgtactgctgcaggggggctatcggaaacagatgggggctctcgccaggagtagtacactggctttatgagatggttgtcaaaccgattctgctatatggggtgctggtctggtggaaagcactggacacggcgagcacctccaaaatgctagtgtcagtgcaacggacggcgcttatcggcatcagtggcgctatgagaacaacacctaccttggcactgaatgtcatgctgaatatacatccagtagatattgcgggaaaggcagccgcggcccggtcgttggtcaggcttcgtgatatgggttatatgctttctgatttcggacactctagccttcttactagtttcgactttatcccggacaggacggactattgcatgccggtggccgctccctatacaaccttcaccccagtcattcccccgagggaggagtggagaagaggaattatctggggcatgggaccggttaacttgttcacggatgggtcgaagttggacggaaaggttggcgggggggtcttttgtcaagagctaaatgtaagccgcaagtttaagttggctgatcactgcagtgtattccaagcggaagttgctgcgattaaggatgcggtggatgaaatgctatccagcgctactacggttagggaatttaacatctactctgatagccaagcggctataaaggccttgagctcaactacagtgcgatcgagggtggtctgggagtgcctgaccacacttgcgattgcatcgaattattttacaattaagattatctgggtcccgggccatagtgatattccgggtaactgtcaagcggatctcttagcccgaatcggtacaactgaaccggatgaagatggctgtagggatttcgggattccgctagccacctgtggattgctcttccatagctgggcctcgagtcagctcagcaaacgttgggcggacactacgtcttgtaggatatcaagatctttctggccgaaagtggatggcaggaggtctgctgaaataattgggttcactaaggctcacctatcaatggtcattggggttttgacagggcactgtcccatgggtatccatgcggtacgtctcaatatattggaaactccatcctgctgcagctgtatggaggatgatgaggtggaatcaccaaatcactttatgcttgactgcccagcttttgccagaactaggcgaaagtattttggtcgtgactcacttggatctcccgaggagctatccaaggttgagatcgggatcattcggaactttatcgttgctacccaacgattctctaagtagttatatctacgtcaccgttagtttagtttattatatgtggtatcacaacggaccgtcatgttgtccaagtgagcttcctctcatcagggaagctaccacccaacctgacctgACCTGACCTGCTATAATATTACACAGGATATATAGCTCTTCACAACAACTCATACTATGTGGAagtgttttattaagaatttaATAACATGATATATGACTGCGCTTTTTGTAGTTGAATCTTGGGATGTGATTTAATCACACGGATGTGATACAAtccacatcatcatcatcacagaTTAAACAATGCATCTCGTTCGATCTATAAATGTTATTTACGCGCATAAGCTCGTACATATTGTTTTGATTAGCTTTAAATATGCAGATTCGATTTTTTCAGTTTAAGCTTGCTTATGACATGGTTATCGCTTCAATAACGTTTCTCTGCGGCATCTAATCAAACCACAGAATCTTTGCGTATCCTAAAATTTAACAAatgatttattaatttatttattcatttgtgtAAACATTATGAAATGCTACTAAAATTACCACATATAATTTTCGGTTTGTGGTGCCCTCATAACACCAACTCCTAACCTAAACGTCTATAATTCATACAACCGCACAAACGCCATTGATTTGTTTCAGGATCATATACTTCAATTGCGGAGCCATCAAAGCCGCCAACTGCATACAACTGACCATTAACTACGGCTAATCCAACCTAAAAAAGGTCAATTAAGTAAATGCCAATTTTCTTACTTTTTCCTAGATTTTAGTCAAACTCCAAGTATTTGTATGGGGATTGTACCGTTCTGCTGAAGATAATTCCATGCAATCATCAAGTCCACACACTGCATAAATGTAGTTATTGAAAACAGCACAACCCAAATGTGTGCGACGGGTGGACATTGGCTTGACGGCACACCACTtattttgtctaaaaaatttgaagtttaaGTAAAAATATGAGATAATATTCACGCAAAATACAAGCAAACATAGTAGCATAAGACAGAATAccatcgtttccgagatggtcgggctagtacttttatggtgctttgttaccggaacgtaccggatctgtctTTATCGGTAATACAACAACAGAATACCATGACATGTATAACATGGCATTGCACGATTAACTTTTCTATTTAACTTACCTGGGATCATAACGCTCTACGGTGTTAAGGGGACACTGGCCGTCAGAGCCACCGATTGCATACAGATAGCCGCCCAATACAGCTACGGCCACGCCCAAACGGCGCTTAGTCATCGGAGCAACCtgtttcaaacaaaaaattttattaagatcatACATTTAAAATTTTCGTGCACATATACTATGCACCTTCGACCATTGATTTGTTTGTGGATCATAACGTTCAATACTATTCAAATAACTTTGACCATCATGTCCGCCAACAGCATATAGTAGATCATTTAATACAGCAACACCAACACCACAACGACGCTTACTCATTAGATTCTTCAACAATGATATGAGCAGTATAACAGAAATCAATAAGTAATTCCATAGCATACTCATCAATATCTCGTATGGTTACTTCGGTTTGTCTGGACTCTTCTAATTCGCCAGTAAACATGGCGCGAAAGTATGGACTGCATGCCGAAAGGATGGCACGATGTGCAAATATTTTATGACCGCCAACATTTAGTACAACATCACATAGTTCACGATGACGACGTAACATATTCAATTCGGATAATGTTACCTTGGGATGTTTTTCGGAGGTGTGCGATAGTCGTGCCGGTGATGGTGGACGGTCAATGGCACCAGTTGAGGCACCTGCGCTGCCACCTGTGCCAGGCAACATAGGATCGCCCATCCTGTTCGCCGCTAAACGCAGCGGGGCAGAAGCCCAACCCCACACCGCGTCTATCTGCAAtacaaaaaagttattgattaacTTCGACCTAGAATAATCATAACAAAATTAGAATATATATTTGAAATTGTTTTAACGgtatgcatgttgttgttgtattagcgatacagacactccccgaaggttttggagagtgttatcgatgttggtggtcctttgcagTATCTAGAACAGGaacgtttcggtaacaaagcCTGACCATCTCTGGAACTATTAATATGAAAACATTAAATATTCTAGGCCCTAACTTCCCCCTCCCCCAtcgcctagatccatgaggaacttgggctgccaaagcctcgcctgctaaatatgtgtatgacacattcatatttgtaacaggattctcctCGAGTAAGTGAGGTTCACAATTGTGGAAGCTTAGAAGCTATAAAGTTTTGTATTGTGCTTatgaaccccttgaatccctaaccATATGCCTATTTTTTATGAGCACCCGTTTCATGCTTAAACTTTGACGGATAATGGGAATGTCACTATTGCACCTGAGAATCCGCTTTTGATCGCGAACAAGAGATACCTAATGGTGTGTTCTTTTCTagaaaacccaattgtcaacctcacctacccgtggcgtatCCTGTTTAATAAACATAATGGATATAGGGTGTCggtgggcggtatggcctaggttTCATGCGGGCATACCAAATAAATCCctagatggtcggactagtaccgttatggtgcttgttaccagaacgtaccgatctgcatccggcaaaggaccatcaacgtcgataacactctccaatgCCAGagtgtgtccttatcgctacaacaacaacccttAAATTTGAACTGGGTTACCTGCAAGTTGGCAAAATATCTCTGTTTGTAAGTAATGAGACCCCTTTTCTTATTCAGTAgaacatattttgtgaaaggaGCACACAAACTCACAAGAGGGCTTAGAAGAAGCAATATGGCGACATTatgttcagaaaagaaaacgccataataGTTTTCGAGAATTAAGAGTATTATAACGACACGTGTTTttaacacttttaaaagaaggataGTCGCCACGAAACATATTCATATCCCACAATATGCTTGTTATTTTGCAGTGAAACTCACAATCGTCGAGATTCCttgcaatttttttgaaaatttaaccgCTGAAGAAGGTTCAACATCATTATTCATCTCCAGTTTTAATCCAATGATCCCGAATCGCACCATTTCCACATGCATGATCGTACAACATACGCAAGTACATAAAACTGTGCACAAAACTATAAAGTACGGCATCcaaaataaactaaaacaaaCACCTTGCCTCGCCCACCATGGCTGTTGCTGCAGTGTTAATGTGCCCACAACAGCTGTGAATAGACATTGCCGCCCTACCTACATTAAACCTATCTACTTActattcaaaaacaataaaaaatgagCAATATCAAGCCTATCTGTGCCACTGGCATTGTATGACGGCCGACTGTACAAACGTGCATAAATGGTCTACCTATTCTGAGCCAATTAAGATTTAAAATAATTACTTAATTGATAAATACGTCCACTTGCACTTAATAAGGTTTATACATAAAGATAtatggtaattgtgcagtttaggggccccaccctaaaattgggcctttttttttgagtgaggtatcaaaagacgcgtattcacatcTAGATCAAGAATTCGGAAGCGGAAGTGaacttttttacccgttcaaaagatattaacgaaaacccgaaaaaagacccgcgagtacttccgaaaccgggggtgggatccatagtatttttgcgcagaacatctttctgcgttgccggccttcggccgcgcttataaataataatcctgggctacgccatgccaagtccgggtgtgtggtataaccgtggctaccgccacggtgatgcacaattttttttgtgggtacaaacacaacaacaaccacattaaaatcgccaactgcaactgcaaatatctccggacggagataaaatttttcttttccgccttcgtagtattattctcgagattaatacgcgtcttctgataccttactcgaaaatcttggcccaactttagggtgggtaccgtaaactgcactactacccaaaataatcaaaattacaccaaccacatgaaattgcaattttgtttgcaaatatctccggaaagttatacaattttcaatttccgctttcggattcgtgttcctgggtcttttgacacccctcccgatatAGACGAGTTTTATATTGGACGCAGTTATATCGGCAAGTAATCTTGTCGCTGATTCAATAGCTCTGCTATCTATACTTGCTACATAAGTGAGTGTCTCGTGAACCTTAACAATCACATATACCACCATTTTTTTCAAGCTCCTTCAAGATTGCATctttatttggaaatttttcggtagactataaaaattttaatgaaataaaggTCTGCCAATATATATTGTTTACTTACATTAAACGATAACTTCTCTAAAAAGTACGAAGCACCGGTTGGATATGTAACTTCATAACAAGGGCCTGAGTTAATTACCAGCCGGACAGTCTAAAATTTCCGAATCTTGGTGCATTTCTTGGTGCAACTCGCAAGTTGCCATTGTTTTAATCTACAATCCACAGCAATCAATATATATAAGacattttattgtaaacaagCAAGAACAAGAGAAATTGTTTTTCTTCGTACATGGTTGCTTTTTCCGTACATCGCcaacttaaaacaaattttataaaattatcaaaaaaatttaagaaaacatgGAAATTTTTGACACAAACTATATCTCTTGTAAGAATTTACTATAAAttatagtttttaaaaattttattccaatatttcaacattttttacgcagttttcttTGGCAGCTAATACGCTTTTTTTGCACCTATGAAGAACAACAGTGCCAAATCATgacaaatagcatccacaaaaaaacgaacaagaacaagcattttcatcaggtgagcgtggctgtgtatgtgcgtcctgctacatatcctacttgtagacctgtacaatggttCAAATGGCCTCGATGTTGGTGAAGGATTAGTCAGCTGTTTTATTTGATAGTATACATGtgtataaatttgaaaatttttctaagtgttgtACTTCacgattcaatcacaagagaagAAGTTCCACTTCGTGTTGTAACGTCGTCGTGTCAAGTTcgtttccccacaactcaaccgcgtgctataaaaggacgctattcatgcggttgagaacaaaatggcggatagtgagggaatcgaaatgacaaaaaattattaaaaatagttgaaaaacttaaaatttatcgtCCTTGGAGTAAACGATTAAATCTAAATATAATtcatcgtacttggag from Eurosta solidaginis isolate ZX-2024a chromosome 3, ASM4086904v1, whole genome shotgun sequence includes these protein-coding regions:
- the LOC137246720 gene encoding kelch-like protein diablo isoform X3, which codes for MSMLWNYLLISVILLISLLKNLMSKRRCGVGVAVLNDLLYAVGGHDGQSYLNSIERYDPQTNQWSKVAPMTKRRLGVAVAVLGGYLYAIGGSDGQCPLNTVERYDPRQNKWCAVKPMSTRRTHLGCAVFNNYIYAVCGLDDCMELSSAERLD
- the LOC137246720 gene encoding kelch-like protein diablo isoform X2, encoding MSMLWNYLLISVILLISLLKNLMSKRRCGVGVAVLNDLLYAVGGHDGQSYLNSIERYDPQTNQWSKVAPMTKRRLGVAVAVLGGYLYAIGGSDGQCPLNTVERYDPRQNKWCAVKPMSTRRTHLGCAVFNNYIYAVCGLDDCMELSSAERYNPHTNTWSLTKI
- the LOC137246720 gene encoding kelch-like protein diablo isoform X1; the protein is MVVYVIVKVHETLTYVASIDSRAIESATRLLADITASNIKLVYIGRGVKRPRNTNPKAEIENCITFRRYLQTKLQFHVIDAVWGWASAPLRLAANRMGDPMLPGTGGSAGASTGAIDRPPSPARLSHTSEKHPKVTLSELNMLRRHRELCDVVLNVGGHKIFAHRAILSACSPYFRAMFTGELEESRQTEVTIRDIDEYAMELLIDFCYTAHIIVEESNE